Proteins encoded together in one Janthinobacterium tructae window:
- a CDS encoding c-type cytochrome — protein sequence MKTLLAALVCATVSFGASAAGNINTGKALAEKYSCATCHGKDYGSPIDPSYPKLAGQHKDYLEHALTAYKRGDKANGRSNAIMTGQVKPLSNQDIKDLAAYLHSLPTTLVIHR from the coding sequence ATGAAAACACTACTCGCCGCCCTCGTTTGCGCCACCGTCTCGTTCGGCGCCAGCGCCGCCGGCAATATCAATACGGGCAAGGCCCTGGCCGAAAAATACAGCTGCGCCACCTGCCACGGCAAGGATTACGGTTCGCCCATCGACCCCTCGTACCCGAAACTGGCGGGCCAGCACAAGGATTACCTGGAACACGCCTTGACGGCGTATAAACGGGGCGACAAGGCCAATGGCCGCAGCAACGCCATCATGACGGGCCAGGTGAAACCGCTGAGCAACCAGGATATCAAGGACCTGGCCGCCTACCTGCACAGCCTGCCGACCACCCTGGTGATTCACCGCTGA
- a CDS encoding c-type cytochrome, translating to MKKIFALLVLAGIANAVTAADIVGNAKAATAKVEMCIGCHGIPGYKATFPEVFQVPMIGGQPAKYIENALQAYKKGDRKHPSMKGIASSLSDQDIADVAAYYAQQAKPN from the coding sequence ATGAAAAAAATATTTGCACTTCTCGTGCTTGCCGGCATAGCAAATGCCGTCACAGCGGCTGACATTGTAGGAAACGCCAAGGCAGCGACTGCCAAGGTGGAAATGTGTATCGGTTGCCACGGCATTCCCGGTTACAAGGCGACCTTCCCCGAAGTGTTCCAGGTGCCGATGATCGGCGGCCAGCCGGCAAAATATATCGAAAATGCGCTGCAAGCCTACAAGAAGGGCGATCGCAAGCACCCCAGCATGAAGGGCATCGCCAGCAGCCTGTCGGACCAGGATATCGCCGATGTCGCCGCGTATTATGCGCAACAAGCCAAGCCGAACTGA
- a CDS encoding AAA family ATPase, producing MQAQHSQQGQRFEGSDSYVATADLKLAVNAALTLQRPLLIKGEPGTGKTMLAEEVAAALNMPLMQWHIKSTTKAQQGLYEYDAVSRLRDSQLGDERVRDIQNYIVKGVLWQAFTAPEPVVLLIDEIDKADIEFPNDLLRELDRMEFYVYETREMVTARHRPLVIITSNNEKELPDAFLRRCFFHYIKFPDKDTMEQIVAVHYPHLKQELLAQALQTFYEVRDVPGLKKKPSTSEFLDWLKLLLAEDIPAEALRSKDNKAVVPPLHGALLKNEQDVHLFERLMFMSRTNR from the coding sequence ATGCAAGCACAGCACTCCCAGCAAGGCCAACGCTTCGAAGGTTCCGACAGCTATGTCGCCACCGCCGACCTGAAACTGGCCGTGAACGCGGCGCTGACCCTGCAGCGCCCGCTGCTGATCAAGGGCGAACCGGGCACGGGCAAGACCATGCTGGCCGAGGAAGTGGCGGCCGCGCTGAACATGCCGCTGATGCAATGGCATATCAAATCGACCACCAAAGCGCAGCAGGGCTTGTACGAGTACGACGCCGTGTCGCGCCTGCGCGATTCGCAGCTGGGCGACGAGCGCGTGCGCGACATCCAGAACTACATCGTCAAGGGCGTGCTGTGGCAGGCGTTCACGGCGCCCGAACCGGTGGTGCTGCTGATCGATGAAATCGACAAGGCTGACATCGAATTCCCGAACGACCTGCTGCGCGAACTCGACCGCATGGAATTCTATGTGTATGAAACGCGCGAAATGGTCACGGCGCGCCATCGTCCGCTGGTCATCATCACCTCGAACAACGAGAAGGAATTGCCGGATGCCTTCTTGCGCCGCTGCTTCTTCCATTACATCAAATTCCCGGACAAGGACACGATGGAGCAGATCGTCGCGGTCCACTACCCGCACCTGAAACAGGAATTGCTGGCCCAGGCGCTGCAAACCTTCTATGAAGTGCGCGACGTGCCGGGCCTGAAGAAAAAACCGTCGACCTCGGAATTTCTCGACTGGCTCAAGCTCCTGCTGGCCGAAGACATCCCGGCCGAGGCGCTGCGCAGCAAGGACAATAAAGCCGTGGTGCCGCCGCTGCACGGCGCGCTGCTGAAAAACGAGCAGGACGTGCACCTGTTCGAGCGCCTGATGTTCATGTCGCGTACCAACCGCTAG
- a CDS encoding GNAT family N-acetyltransferase: protein MVFVPLELHGIRLEALAPHHAQGLRAAATDGELWNLRVTSVPEPEQVDQYIFKGIEMRPSRFAFAVIDVASGEVLGTTSYHDVLPAIGRLEIGYTWYAQRCQRSHVNTTCKLLLLAHAFDTLGCALVGLRTDNFNYASQAAIERLGAKKDGVLRHHALRRDGTVRDTVMYSITRGEWPEIAAHLRYKLAQRPIAALPPAGGEGTEAGTKEAPC, encoded by the coding sequence ATGGTCTTCGTGCCCCTGGAACTGCACGGCATCCGCCTCGAAGCGCTGGCGCCGCACCACGCGCAAGGCCTGCGCGCGGCGGCCACGGATGGCGAGCTGTGGAATCTGCGCGTCACCTCCGTGCCCGAGCCGGAGCAGGTCGACCAGTATATTTTCAAGGGCATCGAAATGCGCCCTTCACGCTTCGCCTTTGCCGTCATCGACGTGGCCAGCGGCGAGGTGCTCGGCACCACCAGCTACCACGACGTGCTGCCAGCCATTGGCCGCCTGGAAATCGGCTACACCTGGTATGCGCAGCGCTGCCAGCGCAGCCACGTCAACACCACCTGCAAATTGCTGCTGCTGGCGCACGCCTTCGACACCCTCGGCTGCGCGCTGGTGGGTCTGCGCACCGATAATTTCAACTACGCCTCGCAGGCGGCCATCGAGCGCCTGGGCGCGAAAAAGGATGGCGTGCTGCGCCACCATGCGCTGCGCCGCGATGGCACCGTGCGCGACACCGTCATGTACAGCATCACGCGCGGCGAATGGCCCGAAATTGCCGCCCATCTGCGCTACAAGCTGGCGCAGCGCCCCATCGCCGCACTGCCTCCCGCAGGAGGTGAAGGGACCGAGGCAGGGACAAAGGAAGCGCCATGCTGA
- a CDS encoding vWA domain-containing protein, whose product MLIDFFFTLKDAKIPVSIKEFLTLLEALQKNVIGASMDDFYYLSRLTLVKDEAHFDKFDRAFAQYFKGVNAAFETNAAIPLDWLLKRMQRELSEEQKAQLEKFGYDKLMDRLNELLKEQKERHEGGSKWIGTGGTSPFGNGGTNPEGIRIGGKGGNRTAVKVWEARSYKDYDTERELGTRNIKVALRRLRKFAREGAEDELALDATIAATANNAGYLDIRMRPERKNRIKVLMLFDVGGSMDDHIERTEELFSAAKTEFKNMEFFYFHNCVYDTLWKNNRRRNAERFSTWDVLRKYPPDTKLIFVGDATMSPYEILQPGGSVEYNNEEAGSTWLARFTQAFPKFIWLNPEAEGLWQYRQSIGVMRQLMNNRMFPLSIDGLERGMRLLSK is encoded by the coding sequence ATGCTGATCGATTTCTTCTTCACGCTCAAGGATGCGAAAATTCCCGTCTCGATCAAGGAATTTCTGACGCTGCTTGAAGCGCTGCAAAAGAACGTCATCGGCGCCTCGATGGACGATTTCTATTATCTGTCGCGCCTGACCCTGGTCAAGGATGAAGCCCATTTCGACAAGTTCGACCGCGCGTTTGCGCAGTACTTCAAGGGCGTCAATGCGGCCTTCGAGACGAACGCGGCGATTCCGCTCGACTGGCTGCTGAAACGCATGCAGCGCGAACTGTCCGAAGAGCAGAAGGCGCAGCTGGAAAAATTCGGCTACGACAAGCTGATGGACCGCCTCAATGAACTGCTGAAGGAGCAGAAGGAGCGCCACGAGGGCGGCAGCAAGTGGATCGGCACGGGCGGCACCTCACCGTTCGGCAATGGCGGCACGAATCCGGAAGGCATCCGCATCGGCGGCAAGGGCGGCAACCGCACGGCCGTCAAGGTCTGGGAAGCGCGCAGCTACAAGGATTACGACACCGAGCGCGAACTGGGCACGCGCAATATCAAGGTGGCCTTGCGTCGCCTGCGCAAGTTCGCGCGCGAAGGCGCGGAAGACGAACTGGCGCTCGACGCCACCATCGCCGCCACGGCGAATAACGCGGGCTACCTCGACATCCGTATGCGGCCCGAGCGCAAGAACCGCATCAAGGTGCTGATGCTGTTCGATGTGGGCGGCAGCATGGACGACCATATCGAGCGCACCGAGGAGTTGTTTTCGGCGGCGAAGACGGAATTCAAGAACATGGAATTCTTTTACTTCCATAACTGCGTCTACGACACCTTGTGGAAGAACAACCGGCGCCGCAACGCCGAGCGCTTCTCCACCTGGGACGTGCTGCGCAAATACCCGCCCGACACCAAGCTGATTTTCGTCGGCGACGCCACCATGAGCCCCTATGAAATCCTGCAGCCGGGCGGCAGCGTCGAATACAACAACGAGGAAGCGGGATCGACGTGGCTGGCGCGCTTTACCCAGGCGTTCCCGAAATTCATCTGGCTCAATCCCGAGGCGGAGGGATTGTGGCAGTACCGCCAGTCGATCGGCGTGATGCGGCAATTGATGAACAACCGCATGTTCCCCCTGTCGATCGACGGGCTGGAACGGGGCATGCGTCTGCTCAGTAAATAA
- a CDS encoding cation:proton antiporter: MQSLISIAADLSWPFAITLAWVVGEFGHRWTGLPRISFYGVIGFVLAQTQVGVLPQTDAGPMLVLADVAFGLILFEVGYRINLRWLKNNPWIAVTGLVESLLTFAVVYFIGIEFGSTSMTALLLASLAMSTSPATIMRVINEERSSGQVTERIVHLTALNCVLAVFTFNIIVGFWMFQSSTDLIEASSSSAAVLAASVAAGTVFGIVVPAMLRRLGNMAQDATVAFALSVMLLVALTYTTSLSPLLATLTFGLVARHRRVAFSQAQRNFGALGELLTVLLFVYAASTLEWASVTAGAGLALAVVGGRLLTKVAGVAAFSHVSGISWRKGVLTGVALTPVSVFIILLLEHARQHGVNFGDELNALAAITLGLELIGPVLVQRVLMLAKETHEIKER; this comes from the coding sequence ATGCAAAGTCTGATCTCGATCGCCGCCGACCTGTCCTGGCCGTTCGCCATTACCCTGGCCTGGGTGGTGGGCGAATTCGGTCACCGCTGGACGGGCCTGCCGCGCATCAGTTTTTACGGCGTGATCGGTTTCGTCCTGGCGCAGACGCAGGTAGGCGTGCTGCCGCAGACGGACGCCGGCCCCATGCTGGTGCTGGCCGACGTGGCCTTCGGCCTGATCCTGTTCGAGGTGGGCTACCGCATCAACCTGCGCTGGCTGAAGAACAACCCGTGGATCGCCGTCACGGGCCTGGTCGAATCGCTACTGACCTTTGCCGTCGTCTACTTCATCGGCATCGAATTCGGCAGCACCTCGATGACGGCGCTGCTGCTGGCGTCCTTGGCCATGTCAACTTCGCCGGCCACCATCATGCGCGTCATCAACGAGGAACGCAGCTCGGGCCAGGTGACGGAACGCATCGTCCACCTCACCGCCCTCAATTGCGTGCTGGCCGTCTTCACGTTCAACATCATCGTCGGCTTCTGGATGTTCCAGAGCTCCACCGACCTGATCGAGGCGAGCAGCAGCAGCGCCGCCGTGCTGGCCGCCTCCGTGGCCGCCGGCACCGTCTTTGGCATCGTCGTGCCGGCCATGCTGCGCCGCCTGGGCAATATGGCGCAGGACGCCACCGTGGCGTTTGCGCTGTCGGTGATGCTGCTCGTCGCCCTGACCTACACCACCAGCCTGTCGCCGCTCCTGGCCACCCTGACGTTCGGCCTGGTGGCACGCCACCGCCGTGTGGCCTTCAGCCAGGCGCAGCGCAATTTCGGCGCATTGGGCGAGCTGCTGACGGTGCTGCTGTTCGTGTATGCCGCCTCGACCCTGGAATGGGCCAGCGTGACGGCCGGCGCGGGCCTGGCCCTGGCCGTCGTCGGCGGGCGATTGCTGACGAAAGTCGCCGGCGTCGCTGCGTTCTCGCATGTCAGCGGCATTTCCTGGCGCAAGGGCGTGCTGACGGGCGTGGCGCTGACGCCCGTCTCCGTCTTCATCATCCTGCTGCTCGAGCACGCGCGCCAGCACGGCGTGAACTTCGGCGACGAATTGAACGCCCTGGCCGCCATCACCCTGGGCCTGGAACTGATCGGCCCCGTGCTGGTGCAGCGCGTGCTGATGCTGGCCAAAGAAACCCACGAAATCAAGGAGCGCTAA
- a CDS encoding YbdK family carboxylate-amine ligase translates to MPLEPFGQSAALTFGVELELQLVNLSDYDLTAASPDLLHLLNKKPFPGNVTPEITESMIEINSSVHTHHGPLLEQLQEIRDTLITAGDKLNIGIAGGGTHPFQQWSSQKIFSKPRFQEISELYGYLAKQFTIFGQHVHIGCASGDDAMFLLHSLNRYIPHFIALSASSPYVQGRDTLFDSARLNSVFAFPMSGRAPFTLSWEQFSNEYFAKMENTGIIKSMKDFYWDIRPKPEFGTIELRVCDTPLTVERAAALAAYLQALCRYLLERKEVPPVEDDYLVYNYNRFQACRFGLDGAITHPKTYETMSLREDIMTTLRKMEPHAEALGSTPALKHLSDVAKQWSDAQYLRKQHSLQGSAEGMVDSAIRCFRGEPMNY, encoded by the coding sequence ATGCCGCTGGAACCCTTTGGCCAATCGGCCGCGCTGACCTTCGGCGTCGAACTCGAACTGCAACTGGTGAACCTGTCGGACTACGACTTGACGGCCGCCAGTCCCGACCTGCTGCATCTGCTGAATAAAAAACCGTTCCCCGGCAACGTCACGCCGGAAATCACCGAGAGCATGATCGAGATTAACTCCAGCGTGCACACGCATCACGGCCCCCTGCTGGAACAGTTGCAGGAAATCCGCGACACCTTGATCACGGCCGGCGACAAGCTCAATATCGGCATCGCCGGCGGCGGCACGCATCCGTTCCAGCAATGGTCGTCGCAAAAGATCTTTTCCAAGCCACGCTTCCAGGAGATTTCGGAACTGTACGGCTACCTGGCCAAGCAATTCACCATCTTCGGCCAGCACGTGCACATCGGCTGCGCTTCGGGCGACGACGCCATGTTTCTGCTGCATTCGCTGAACCGCTACATCCCCCACTTCATCGCCCTGTCGGCTTCTTCGCCCTACGTGCAGGGACGCGACACCCTGTTCGATTCGGCCCGCCTGAACTCCGTGTTCGCGTTTCCCATGAGCGGGCGCGCGCCGTTTACGCTGAGCTGGGAGCAGTTCTCCAACGAGTATTTTGCCAAGATGGAGAACACCGGCATCATCAAGAGCATGAAGGACTTTTACTGGGATATCCGTCCCAAGCCGGAATTCGGCACCATCGAACTGCGCGTGTGCGACACGCCGCTGACGGTGGAGCGGGCCGCCGCGCTGGCCGCCTACCTGCAGGCGCTGTGCCGCTACCTGCTCGAACGCAAGGAGGTGCCGCCGGTGGAAGACGATTACCTCGTGTATAACTACAACCGCTTCCAGGCTTGCCGCTTCGGCCTCGATGGCGCCATCACGCATCCGAAAACCTACGAAACGATGTCGCTGCGTGAAGACATCATGACCACCCTGCGCAAGATGGAGCCGCACGCCGAGGCGCTGGGCAGCACGCCGGCCCTGAAACACCTGTCGGACGTGGCCAAGCAATGGAGCGATGCGCAATACCTGCGCAAGCAGCACAGCCTGCAGGGCAGCGCCGAGGGCATGGTCGATTCGGCGATCCGCTGTTTTCGCGGCGAGCCGATGAACTATTGA
- a CDS encoding FecR family protein has protein sequence MADYRTAVNQRRVVTLADGTRLTLNTSSAVNVVYDGAQRRIQLLAGEIFIATGKDAAQRPFFVDTPHGSLQALGTRFTVRLHEQYASAGVLEGAVAVLAGDGAQRLVLHPGEGAHFDGTGLHRQALAPYGGAWLDGMLVARDMRLADFLAELSRYSDHPLGCAPAIAGLRVSGSYPLADVGAILDAVSASLQLRRNTVTRFWGHQVVRIELAAR, from the coding sequence ATGGCAGATTACCGCACGGCTGTCAACCAGCGCCGCGTCGTAACCCTCGCTGACGGCACCCGGCTCACGCTCAACACCAGCAGCGCCGTGAATGTCGTTTACGACGGCGCACAACGCCGCATTCAACTGCTGGCCGGTGAAATCTTCATCGCCACCGGCAAAGATGCGGCGCAACGACCGTTCTTCGTCGATACGCCACATGGCAGCCTGCAGGCGCTGGGCACGCGTTTCACGGTGCGCCTGCACGAGCAATACGCCAGCGCCGGCGTGCTCGAAGGCGCCGTCGCCGTGCTGGCCGGCGATGGCGCACAGCGCCTGGTGCTGCATCCAGGCGAGGGCGCGCATTTCGACGGCACGGGCTTGCACCGCCAGGCGCTGGCACCGTATGGCGGCGCCTGGCTCGACGGCATGTTGGTGGCGCGCGACATGCGCCTGGCCGATTTCCTCGCCGAGCTGTCGCGCTACAGCGACCATCCGCTGGGCTGCGCGCCGGCCATCGCCGGCTTGCGCGTGTCCGGTTCCTACCCGCTGGCCGATGTGGGCGCCATCCTCGACGCCGTCAGCGCCAGCCTGCAACTGCGGCGTAATACCGTCACGCGCTTCTGGGGCCATCAGGTGGTGCGCATCGAACTGGCGGCGCGCTGA
- a CDS encoding TonB-dependent siderophore receptor codes for MHHASRSLLTRTVLACALSQIGMALALALPASALAQSQQVRVYGIPAGALGDVLTRFGSDSAILLSFSSESTQGLRSAGLQGSYGVQDGFRVLLAGSGLQAVPQSNGGYLLQKIPASASAPTTDSRGVAVMSGVTVVAAAERNAATSGTGSYTGGPASGATGLALTQRETPQSLTIVTRQQMDDQNSNAVSDVMKNVNGVSVQNYDSDRWSFQARGFAVTNFQYDGVSAIYDGVYDWGTTNSDMAIYDRIEVLKGATGLMSGSGDPSATVNMVRKRPTAHFEGSATVGAGSWDNYRGEADISGPLNDSRTLRGRLVGAYQDKHSYLDRYTQQKSVAYGIIEADLTQVTLLTAGFTHQDYKPRGSTWTGFPVLLSDGTRTDFPTAWNPATDWSRRDMQNTTLFSSLEHSFANAWKLTLSANQLRSKHDSVLGSASGGNPNPVTGAGAFFFMGKYKGDRRQTTVNVDASGPFTAFGRRHEAMLGYSTSTAKQDGPVYESIYPTLDGSYFDWRGQYAEPAFKRLGNDNDSTRQSGLYGAVRLHPIDALSVIVGARVSNYKQEQDRSFFDPKSARITSRIKENNVITPYAGVVYDLDKTYSVFGSYTSIFAPQSNRDVNRNFLSPVRGKGVEAGVKAEYLEGKVNASASLFQIRQSNVASSVGEVNGEEAYTAIDGVTSRGVEMEVTGEVMKDVKLSAGYTYTHVRDADGKDVFSTMLQTTQPAHLLRVQGTWRLPASLDKLTVGGGINWQSSYYGNIWNPSIVDNSRIKQGSYALLNLMARYEISKNVTASLNVNNLLDKKYFTGLGLFQTGFYGEPRNVMFTVRTKF; via the coding sequence ATGCATCACGCTTCGCGTTCCCTCCTTACCCGCACCGTCCTGGCCTGCGCCCTGTCGCAGATCGGCATGGCCCTGGCCCTGGCCCTGCCGGCATCAGCCCTGGCACAAAGCCAGCAAGTACGCGTCTATGGCATTCCGGCCGGCGCGCTCGGTGACGTGCTGACGCGCTTCGGCAGCGACAGCGCCATTTTATTGTCGTTCTCCAGCGAGTCCACGCAAGGCTTGCGCAGCGCCGGCCTGCAAGGCAGCTATGGCGTACAAGACGGTTTCCGCGTGCTGCTGGCCGGCAGCGGCCTGCAAGCCGTGCCGCAATCGAATGGCGGCTACCTGCTGCAAAAGATCCCCGCCAGCGCCAGCGCACCCACGACGGACAGCCGTGGCGTGGCCGTCATGAGCGGCGTCACCGTGGTGGCGGCGGCCGAGCGCAACGCCGCCACCAGCGGCACGGGCAGCTATACGGGCGGCCCTGCCAGCGGCGCCACGGGACTGGCCCTGACGCAGCGCGAAACGCCGCAGTCGCTGACCATCGTCACGCGCCAGCAGATGGATGACCAGAACAGCAACGCCGTTTCCGACGTCATGAAAAACGTCAATGGCGTGAGCGTGCAAAACTATGACAGCGACCGCTGGAGCTTCCAGGCGCGCGGCTTTGCCGTCACCAATTTCCAGTACGACGGCGTGTCGGCCATCTATGACGGCGTCTACGACTGGGGCACGACCAACAGCGACATGGCCATCTATGACCGCATCGAAGTGCTGAAGGGCGCGACGGGGCTGATGAGCGGCTCGGGCGACCCGTCGGCCACCGTCAACATGGTGCGCAAGCGCCCCACCGCCCACTTCGAGGGCTCGGCCACCGTGGGCGCGGGATCGTGGGACAACTACAGAGGCGAAGCCGATATCTCCGGCCCCCTGAACGACAGCCGCACGCTGCGCGGCCGCCTGGTGGGCGCCTACCAGGACAAACACTCCTACCTGGACCGCTACACGCAGCAAAAATCCGTCGCCTACGGCATCATCGAGGCGGACCTGACACAAGTCACCCTGCTGACGGCCGGCTTCACGCACCAGGATTACAAGCCACGCGGCTCGACCTGGACGGGCTTCCCTGTGCTGCTTTCCGACGGCACCCGCACGGATTTCCCCACCGCGTGGAATCCGGCCACGGACTGGAGCCGGCGCGACATGCAGAACACCACGCTGTTCTCGTCGCTCGAACACAGCTTCGCCAACGCGTGGAAATTGACATTGAGCGCCAACCAGCTGCGCAGCAAGCATGACAGCGTGCTCGGTTCGGCCAGCGGCGGCAATCCCAACCCTGTCACAGGCGCAGGCGCGTTTTTCTTCATGGGCAAATACAAGGGCGACCGCCGCCAGACCACCGTCAACGTGGACGCCAGCGGGCCATTCACGGCCTTCGGCCGCCGGCATGAAGCGATGCTCGGCTACTCCACCTCAACGGCCAAGCAGGACGGCCCCGTCTACGAATCGATCTATCCAACCCTCGATGGCAGCTATTTCGACTGGCGCGGCCAGTATGCGGAACCGGCCTTCAAGCGCCTGGGGAACGACAACGACAGCACGCGCCAGAGCGGCCTGTATGGCGCCGTGCGCCTGCATCCCATCGATGCGCTGTCCGTCATCGTCGGCGCGCGCGTCAGCAACTACAAGCAGGAGCAGGACCGCAGCTTCTTCGACCCCAAGAGCGCGCGCATCACCTCGCGCATCAAGGAAAATAACGTCATCACGCCGTATGCGGGCGTCGTGTATGACCTCGACAAAACGTACTCCGTGTTCGGCAGCTACACCAGCATCTTCGCGCCGCAGAGCAACCGCGACGTGAACCGCAACTTTCTGTCGCCCGTGCGCGGCAAGGGTGTTGAAGCAGGCGTGAAGGCAGAATATTTGGAGGGCAAGGTCAATGCCAGCGCGTCCCTGTTCCAGATCCGTCAAAGCAACGTGGCCAGCTCTGTGGGCGAAGTCAACGGCGAAGAAGCGTATACAGCCATCGACGGCGTCACCAGCCGCGGCGTGGAAATGGAAGTGACGGGCGAAGTGATGAAGGATGTGAAGCTGAGCGCCGGCTACACCTACACCCACGTGCGCGACGCGGATGGCAAGGATGTCTTTTCCACCATGCTGCAAACCACGCAGCCTGCCCACCTGCTGCGCGTGCAAGGCACGTGGCGCCTGCCGGCCAGCCTGGACAAGCTGACCGTCGGTGGCGGCATCAACTGGCAAAGCAGCTACTACGGCAATATCTGGAACCCCTCCATCGTGGACAATTCCCGCATCAAGCAGGGTAGCTACGCGCTGCTCAACCTGATGGCCCGCTACGAGATCAGCAAGAACGTCACGGCCAGTCTCAACGTGAACAACCTGCTGGACAAGAAATACTTCACGGGACTGGGCCTGTTCCAGACGGGCTTTTACGGCGAACCGCGCAATGTGATGTTCACCGTACGTACGAAGTTTTAA
- a CDS encoding alginate lyase family protein, with protein sequence MSTHLIRRRIVLASLLALPLTGLRAAPRPHEGALPFALTSAARARALKARVAQAIAEQVLKAARKDAARPVHLMAEVRTGGLLKGEGGRETSQQAQEDWRQVRLQALAWRLSGEMAHFEAARQLLLAWSGTYQPSFSPVDETELASLLIGFDLIQERLNGVEREQVQAFCRTLAQGYLSDPIKVGGPSTARNNWHSHRIKIGTAAAYVTGDALLIARAKERFLAHVPRNIGAGGVPFDFEQRDALHYTTYSLEPLLTTALMAQAHGDDWYGAPEARRLAEALAWLAPYAQGRKTHEEFAKSAVPFDRKRVAAGEKGFTGNWETKGAANVYLLAARFDPAYLPLALELRPPAWALALYGA encoded by the coding sequence TTGAGTACGCATCTGATCCGCCGGCGCATTGTGCTGGCCAGCCTGCTGGCGCTGCCCCTGACAGGCTTGCGCGCCGCGCCGCGCCCGCATGAGGGGGCGCTGCCGTTTGCGCTGACGTCCGCCGCGCGCGCGCGCGCGCTCAAGGCGCGGGTGGCGCAGGCCATTGCCGAGCAGGTGCTCAAGGCGGCGCGCAAGGATGCGGCGCGGCCCGTGCACCTGATGGCCGAAGTGCGCACGGGCGGTTTGCTGAAGGGAGAAGGCGGACGCGAGACCAGCCAGCAGGCGCAGGAGGACTGGCGCCAGGTGCGCCTGCAGGCGCTGGCCTGGAGATTATCGGGCGAGATGGCGCATTTCGAGGCAGCGCGCCAGTTGCTGCTGGCCTGGAGCGGTACTTATCAGCCATCGTTCAGTCCCGTCGACGAGACGGAGTTGGCCAGCCTGCTGATCGGCTTTGACCTGATACAGGAGCGCTTGAACGGCGTCGAGCGCGAACAGGTGCAGGCGTTTTGCCGCACCCTGGCGCAGGGGTATCTGAGCGATCCCATCAAGGTGGGCGGCCCTTCCACGGCGCGCAACAACTGGCATAGCCATCGCATCAAGATCGGCACGGCCGCCGCGTATGTCACGGGCGACGCCTTGCTGATCGCGCGCGCGAAGGAGCGCTTCCTGGCGCACGTGCCGCGCAATATCGGCGCCGGCGGCGTGCCCTTCGACTTCGAGCAGCGCGACGCCCTGCATTACACCACCTACAGCCTGGAGCCGCTGCTGACGACAGCCCTGATGGCGCAGGCGCATGGCGACGACTGGTATGGTGCGCCGGAAGCGCGGCGCCTGGCCGAGGCACTGGCCTGGCTGGCGCCGTATGCGCAGGGCCGAAAGACGCACGAGGAGTTCGCGAAAAGCGCCGTGCCCTTCGACCGCAAACGCGTGGCGGCCGGTGAAAAGGGCTTTACGGGGAATTGGGAGACCAAGGGCGCCGCCAATGTGTATCTGCTGGCGGCGCGCTTCGATCCCGCTTACCTGCCGCTGGCGCTGGAATTGCGCCCGCCAGCCTGGGCGCTGGCGCTGTACGGCGCTTAG